In Amycolatopsis endophytica, the following are encoded in one genomic region:
- a CDS encoding acyl-CoA synthetase, whose translation MAYNIADLLEHAVDAVPDRPAVVCGQRRLTYAQLEDRANRLAHHLAAQGVGPGSHVGVYSRNSVETIEAMFAAYKLRAIAVNVNYRYVEGELEYLFTNADLVALVHERKYADKVAAVLPKTPKLKHVLVVDDDSGADFSGYGGVDYEQALAAQSPDRDFGERSPDDIYIVYTGGTTGYPKGVMWRHEDVWRALGGGIDFVTGEYVPDEWTMAEQGKQGAMVRLPAAPLIHGAAQWAAFGAMFAGGTVVFVPQFDPHEIWREIERHQVHVLTIVGDAMARPLLDAYHEGGYDASSLVAVSSHAALFSQPVKQEYLSNFPNLVLTDAIGSSESGFTGIGMVAKDADHSAGPRVNFGKDAVLIDDDNRLVERAPGSTGRIARRGHVPLGYYKDPAKSETIFVEIDGKRYVVPGDWARYEEDGTVTLLGRGSQCVNTGGEKVFPEEVETALKSHPDVFDAIVVGVPDERLGQRVGAIVQPRAGVTPDLGAIEAHVRTRVAGYKVPRSVWLVGEIGRLPTGKPDYPWAARHAADHEPTEPQKA comes from the coding sequence GTGGCATACAACATCGCGGATCTGCTCGAGCACGCCGTCGACGCCGTGCCGGATCGCCCCGCGGTCGTCTGCGGGCAGCGGCGCCTGACCTACGCCCAGCTGGAGGATCGGGCCAACCGGCTGGCGCACCACCTCGCCGCGCAGGGAGTCGGACCCGGCTCCCACGTCGGCGTCTATTCCCGCAACTCCGTCGAAACGATCGAGGCGATGTTCGCCGCGTACAAGCTGCGCGCCATCGCGGTCAACGTGAACTACCGGTACGTCGAGGGCGAGCTGGAGTACCTGTTCACCAACGCCGACCTCGTCGCGCTGGTGCACGAGCGCAAGTACGCCGACAAGGTCGCCGCCGTCCTCCCCAAGACCCCGAAACTGAAACACGTACTAGTGGTCGACGACGACAGTGGAGCGGACTTTTCCGGCTACGGCGGCGTCGACTACGAGCAGGCGCTGGCGGCCCAGTCTCCCGACCGGGACTTCGGCGAACGCAGCCCGGACGACATCTACATCGTCTACACCGGCGGCACCACCGGTTACCCGAAAGGCGTCATGTGGCGCCACGAGGACGTGTGGCGCGCGCTCGGCGGCGGCATCGACTTCGTCACCGGCGAGTACGTGCCGGACGAGTGGACGATGGCCGAGCAGGGCAAACAGGGTGCGATGGTGCGGCTGCCCGCCGCGCCGCTCATCCACGGCGCCGCCCAGTGGGCCGCGTTCGGGGCGATGTTCGCCGGTGGCACGGTCGTGTTCGTCCCGCAGTTCGATCCGCACGAGATCTGGCGCGAGATCGAGCGGCACCAGGTGCACGTGCTGACGATCGTCGGTGACGCGATGGCGCGCCCGCTGCTCGACGCCTACCACGAGGGCGGCTACGACGCGTCCTCGCTGGTCGCGGTGTCCAGCCACGCGGCGCTGTTCTCCCAGCCGGTCAAGCAGGAGTACCTGAGCAACTTCCCGAACCTGGTGCTCACCGACGCGATCGGCTCGTCGGAGAGCGGCTTCACCGGCATCGGCATGGTCGCCAAGGACGCCGACCACTCGGCGGGCCCGCGCGTGAACTTCGGCAAGGACGCCGTCCTGATCGACGACGACAACCGGCTCGTCGAGCGCGCGCCAGGGTCGACCGGGCGGATCGCGCGCCGCGGGCACGTGCCGCTGGGCTACTACAAGGACCCCGCCAAGTCCGAGACGATCTTCGTCGAGATCGACGGCAAACGCTACGTCGTGCCCGGTGACTGGGCCCGCTACGAGGAGGACGGCACGGTCACCCTCCTCGGCCGCGGCTCGCAGTGCGTCAACACCGGTGGCGAGAAGGTGTTCCCGGAAGAGGTCGAAACCGCGCTGAAATCGCATCCGGACGTGTTCGACGCGATCGTCGTCGGCGTGCCGGACGAGCGGCTCGGACAGCGCGTCGGCGCGATCGTCCAGCCCCGCGCGGGTGTCACGCCCGACCTCGGCGCCATCGAGGCGCACGTGCGCACCCGGGTCGCCGGCTACAAGGTGCCGCGCAGCGTGTGGCTGGTCGGCGAGATCGGCCGCCTGCCCACCGGCAAACCCGACTACCCGTGGGCCGCGCGGCACGCCGCCGATCACGAGCCCACCGAACCGCAGAAGGCCTGA
- a CDS encoding NAD(P)H-dependent flavin oxidoreductase: MRTALCETFGIRYPIIGFTPSEHVAAAISKAGGLGVLGCVRFNDAAELDRILDWMDANTDGKPYGVDIVMPAKIPTEGAAVDLSKMIPDEHVAFVERTLRDLGVPELPEDTEERAGVLGWLHSVARSHVEVALKHPIKLIANALGSPPVDVIEQVHEHGVPVAALAGKAGHAVRHVDNGVDFVVAQGHEAGGHTGEIASMVLLPEIVDAVGDRAPVLAAGGIGSGRQVAAALALGASGAWTGSIWLATEEYLHTMPESAAMQEALVSASSSDTVRTRIYTGKPARLLKTRWTEAWSAPEAPEPLPMPLQNLLVSKAHNRIHAANDPTVVSMPAGQIIGRIDRVRPVAEIIAEMVTGYEETLSRLDKTR; this comes from the coding sequence ATGCGCACCGCGCTGTGCGAAACGTTCGGCATCCGCTACCCGATCATCGGGTTCACTCCGTCGGAGCACGTGGCCGCGGCGATCAGCAAGGCCGGTGGACTGGGCGTGCTCGGCTGCGTCCGGTTCAACGACGCGGCGGAACTTGACCGGATACTGGACTGGATGGACGCGAACACCGACGGCAAGCCCTACGGGGTCGACATCGTCATGCCCGCGAAGATTCCCACCGAGGGTGCCGCGGTCGACCTGTCGAAGATGATCCCGGACGAGCACGTCGCGTTCGTCGAACGGACCCTGCGTGACCTGGGTGTGCCCGAACTGCCGGAGGACACCGAGGAACGCGCCGGGGTGCTCGGCTGGCTGCACTCGGTGGCCCGTTCGCACGTCGAGGTCGCGCTGAAACACCCGATCAAGCTGATCGCCAACGCGCTCGGCTCGCCGCCGGTCGACGTGATCGAGCAGGTCCACGAGCACGGGGTGCCGGTCGCGGCGCTCGCGGGCAAGGCCGGGCACGCGGTGCGGCACGTCGACAACGGCGTGGACTTCGTGGTGGCGCAGGGGCACGAGGCCGGCGGGCACACCGGCGAGATCGCCTCGATGGTGCTGCTGCCCGAGATCGTCGACGCGGTCGGTGACCGGGCGCCGGTGCTCGCGGCGGGCGGGATCGGCTCCGGCAGGCAGGTCGCGGCGGCGCTCGCGCTCGGCGCGTCGGGCGCGTGGACGGGCTCGATCTGGCTGGCCACCGAGGAGTACCTGCACACGATGCCCGAATCGGCCGCGATGCAGGAAGCGCTGGTCAGCGCGTCGTCGTCGGATACCGTGCGGACCCGCATCTACACCGGAAAGCCCGCGCGGCTGCTCAAGACCCGCTGGACCGAGGCGTGGTCGGCCCCCGAGGCGCCGGAGCCGCTGCCGATGCCGCTGCAGAACCTGCTGGTCAGCAAGGCACACAACCGCATCCACGCGGCGAACGACCCCACGGTCGTCTCGATGCCGGCGGGTCAGATCATCGGCCGGATCGACCGGGTGCGGCCGGTCGCGGAGATCATCGCCGAGATGGTCACCGGCTACGAGGAGACGTTGTCCCGCCTGGACAAGACGAGGTAG
- a CDS encoding SRPBCC family protein yields the protein MKKRQVCATRTVAAPPEKIFELLADPSKHPLIDGSGSVLAAQSGGPERLTLGARFGMDMKMGASYKILNTVVEFEENRLIAWRHFNGHRWRWQLRPIEDGATEVTETFDWSTARIPVLIDLSFFPRKNKQAIDKTLDRLTKLFQA from the coding sequence ATGAAGAAACGCCAGGTCTGCGCCACACGTACGGTCGCCGCGCCGCCGGAGAAGATCTTCGAGCTGCTCGCGGACCCGTCGAAGCACCCGCTGATCGACGGGTCCGGTTCGGTCCTCGCCGCGCAGAGCGGCGGGCCGGAGCGGCTGACGCTCGGAGCGCGCTTCGGCATGGACATGAAGATGGGCGCGTCCTACAAGATCCTCAACACGGTGGTCGAGTTCGAGGAGAACCGGCTGATCGCGTGGCGCCACTTCAACGGCCACCGCTGGCGCTGGCAGCTGCGGCCGATCGAGGACGGGGCCACCGAGGTCACCGAGACCTTCGACTGGTCGACCGCGCGCATCCCGGTCCTGATCGACCTGAGCTTCTTCCCGCGCAAGAACAAGCAGGCCATCGACAAGACGCTCGACCGGCTCACCAAGTTGTTCCAGGCGTGA
- a CDS encoding crotonase/enoyl-CoA hydratase family protein, whose translation MTQPHALVDQRAHTLVVTMNRPEVRNAISGEMMAILVEAWDRVDNDPEIRSCVLTGAGGAFCAGADLKSMSRNSPADSYEKGTFDPSRIEGLLKGRRLTKPLIAAVEGAAIAGGTEILQATDIRVAGESARFGVSEARWGLFPMGGSAVRLPRQIPYTLAAEILLTGRHLSAAEAKEIGLIGSVVPDGTALDRALELAEMIAANGPLAVQAILRTIRDTEGMHEEDAFKVEAQYGLKVFQSADAKEGPRAFTEKRKPRFEGR comes from the coding sequence ATGACACAGCCGCACGCCCTGGTTGACCAACGCGCGCACACGCTCGTGGTGACGATGAACCGCCCGGAAGTCCGCAACGCGATCAGCGGCGAGATGATGGCGATCCTGGTCGAGGCATGGGACCGGGTGGACAACGATCCGGAAATCCGGTCGTGCGTGCTCACCGGCGCGGGTGGCGCGTTCTGCGCCGGGGCCGATCTGAAGTCGATGAGCCGCAACTCGCCCGCGGACTCCTACGAGAAGGGCACGTTCGATCCGAGCAGGATCGAGGGCCTGCTCAAGGGCCGCAGGCTGACCAAGCCGCTCATCGCCGCGGTCGAAGGCGCCGCGATCGCCGGTGGCACGGAGATCCTGCAGGCCACCGACATCCGCGTGGCGGGCGAGAGTGCCCGGTTCGGCGTGTCCGAGGCCCGCTGGGGCCTGTTCCCGATGGGCGGTTCGGCGGTGCGCCTGCCGCGGCAGATCCCGTACACGCTCGCCGCGGAGATCCTGCTGACCGGACGTCACCTGTCGGCCGCGGAAGCCAAGGAGATCGGCCTGATCGGCAGCGTCGTCCCGGACGGCACGGCACTGGACCGCGCGCTGGAACTGGCGGAGATGATCGCCGCGAACGGCCCGCTCGCGGTGCAGGCGATCCTCCGCACGATCCGTGACACGGAAGGGATGCACGAGGAAGATGCCTTCAAAGTCGAGGCGCAGTACGGGTTGAAGGTTTTCCAGTCGGCGGATGCCAAGGAAGGCCCCCGGGCCTTCACCGAGAAACGGAAGCCACGCTTCGAAGGGCGGTAG
- a CDS encoding APC family permease, with protein MTAVTELKRRLGTGDAVVIGLGSMIGAGVFAVFAPAARAAGSGLLIGLALAAVVAYCNATSSARLAARHPASGGTYVYGRERLGEFWGYLAGWGFVTGKTASCAAMALTVATYTAPGAGRFGQSLIAAAAVLALTALNYRGVQRSVTVTKVIVTITLVVLAGSVLGIAVTGDPSPDRLVLGGDAGGILQSAGLLFFAFAGYARIATLGEEVRDPARTIPLAIPVALGITLIVYAVVAVFLLLQLGPDGLASTSDPVAAALSGTSWSALTPVVRTGAALAALGSLLALVLGVSRTTFAMARDRHLPAALAAVHPRFAVPHRAEVTVGIVVAALVLVTDLRGAIGFSSFAVLTYYAVANASAWTLRTRRVVPAVGLAGCVVLAFSLPLSSVISGVVVLAVGALAYLVLSRRDNVSS; from the coding sequence ATGACCGCTGTGACAGAGCTGAAACGGCGGCTGGGTACCGGCGACGCGGTGGTCATCGGGCTGGGATCGATGATCGGGGCCGGCGTGTTCGCGGTGTTCGCGCCCGCCGCGCGGGCCGCCGGTTCGGGGCTGCTGATCGGGCTGGCGCTGGCCGCCGTCGTCGCCTACTGCAACGCGACCTCGTCGGCCCGGCTCGCCGCGCGCCACCCGGCCTCCGGCGGCACCTACGTGTACGGGCGCGAACGGCTCGGCGAGTTCTGGGGCTACCTCGCCGGCTGGGGGTTCGTCACCGGAAAGACGGCGAGCTGCGCGGCGATGGCGCTGACCGTCGCCACCTACACCGCGCCGGGTGCGGGACGGTTCGGGCAGTCGCTGATCGCGGCGGCCGCCGTCCTGGCGTTGACGGCCCTGAACTACCGCGGCGTGCAGCGGTCGGTGACGGTCACGAAGGTCATCGTGACGATCACGCTCGTCGTGCTCGCCGGGTCGGTGCTGGGGATCGCGGTGACCGGTGACCCGTCGCCGGACCGGCTCGTGCTCGGCGGGGACGCGGGCGGGATCCTGCAGTCGGCCGGGTTGTTGTTCTTCGCCTTCGCGGGATACGCGCGGATCGCCACGCTCGGCGAGGAGGTGCGCGACCCCGCGCGCACCATCCCGCTGGCGATTCCCGTCGCGCTCGGCATCACGCTCATCGTCTACGCGGTGGTGGCGGTTTTCCTGCTGCTGCAACTGGGCCCGGACGGGTTGGCGTCCACTTCGGACCCGGTCGCGGCCGCGCTGAGCGGGACGTCGTGGTCCGCGCTGACCCCGGTGGTCCGGACCGGGGCGGCGCTGGCCGCGCTGGGTTCGCTGCTGGCGCTGGTGCTCGGCGTGTCACGCACGACGTTCGCGATGGCCCGTGACCGTCACCTGCCCGCCGCACTGGCGGCCGTGCACCCGCGGTTCGCCGTGCCGCACCGGGCGGAGGTCACCGTCGGGATCGTGGTCGCCGCGCTGGTGCTGGTGACGGACCTGCGTGGCGCGATCGGGTTCTCCTCGTTCGCGGTGCTGACCTACTACGCCGTCGCGAACGCGAGCGCCTGGACGCTGCGCACCCGGCGGGTGGTGCCCGCGGTGGGCCTCGCCGGGTGCGTCGTGCTCGCGTTCAGCCTGCCGCTGTCGTCGGTGATCAGCGGTGTCGTGGTGCTGGCGGTCGGCGCGCTCGCCTACCTCGTCTTGTCCAGGCGGGACAACGTCTCCTCGTAG
- a CDS encoding thiolase domain-containing protein translates to MRDVAVVGFAQAPNVRETPGTTNGVEMLVPIFAQVYEQTGLSKSDIGFWCSGSSDYLAGRAFSFISAVDAIGAFPPIHESHVEMDAAWALYEAWLKIRTGEVDTALVYGFGKSSAGNLRRVMALQLDPYTVAPLWPDSVSIAGLQARLGLDAGLWSEKDLAEVAARSRADAARNPHAQVSGSTEVADLLDAPYVADPLRVHDIAPVTDGAAVIILAAAERATEFAERPAVITGIEHRVDTPVLGARDLTRSPSTESAGRAVGTGDVEVAELHAPFTHQELILRTALGLGDDVRVNPSGGALTGNPMFSAGLARIGEAADQILTGRAGKVLAHATSGPALQQNLVAVLEA, encoded by the coding sequence ATGCGAGACGTCGCGGTGGTCGGGTTCGCCCAGGCCCCGAACGTGCGCGAGACGCCGGGCACCACGAACGGCGTGGAAATGCTCGTGCCCATCTTCGCCCAGGTCTACGAGCAGACCGGGCTGTCCAAGTCCGATATCGGTTTCTGGTGTTCCGGTTCGTCGGACTACCTGGCCGGCCGCGCGTTCTCGTTCATCTCCGCGGTGGACGCGATCGGTGCGTTCCCGCCGATCCACGAGTCGCACGTCGAGATGGACGCGGCGTGGGCGCTGTACGAGGCGTGGTTGAAGATCCGCACCGGCGAGGTCGACACGGCGCTGGTGTACGGCTTCGGCAAGTCCTCGGCGGGGAACCTGCGGCGCGTGATGGCGCTGCAGCTGGACCCGTACACCGTCGCCCCGCTGTGGCCGGATTCGGTGAGCATCGCCGGCCTGCAGGCCCGGCTCGGCCTGGACGCGGGGTTGTGGAGCGAGAAGGACCTCGCCGAGGTCGCCGCCCGCAGCCGTGCCGACGCCGCCCGCAATCCGCACGCGCAGGTGTCCGGCAGCACCGAGGTCGCCGACCTGCTGGACGCGCCCTACGTCGCCGATCCGTTGCGGGTACACGACATCGCACCGGTGACCGACGGTGCCGCGGTGATCATCCTCGCCGCCGCCGAACGGGCGACCGAGTTCGCCGAGCGGCCCGCGGTCATCACCGGTATCGAGCACCGCGTCGACACGCCCGTGCTCGGCGCCCGCGACCTGACCCGCTCCCCCTCCACCGAGTCCGCGGGCCGCGCGGTCGGCACCGGCGACGTGGAGGTCGCCGAGCTGCACGCACCGTTCACGCACCAGGAACTGATCCTGCGGACCGCGCTCGGCCTCGGCGACGATGTGCGTGTCAACCCTTCGGGCGGCGCCCTCACCGGGAACCCGATGTTCTCGGCCGGGCTGGCACGCATCGGCGAAGCCGCCGACCAGATCCTCACCGGCCGGGCGGGCAAGGTGCTCGCGCACGCGACGAGCGGCCCGGCCCTGCAGCAGAACCTCGTCGCCGTCCTGGAGGCATGA
- a CDS encoding Zn-ribbon domain-containing OB-fold protein, which produces MVSTPLSAPLDLAFDYTRSLGPVLGRFTAGLRERRIEGVRGSDGRVHVPPVEYDPVDAAPLTEFVPVSDEGTVLTWSWIPEPLDGQPLTTPFAWALIRLDGADTAMLHAVHVAGPADMRTGMRVRVRWTDDPAGHIRDIAYFVPVGAEDGPSPAPPPKSEKDGVVVTPIKLHYEHSASPEESRYLRGLAEGRLIAQRCPKCEKVYIPPRGACPTDGVPTVDEVELPDTGTVTTFCIVNVPFLGQKIQPPYVAAYILLDGADIAFLHLVLGCDAAEVRMGMRVRANWKPRDEWWTSLENISHFEPTGEPDAPYESFAHHL; this is translated from the coding sequence ATCGTGAGTACACCGCTGTCCGCACCGCTGGATTTGGCCTTCGACTACACCCGCTCCCTCGGGCCCGTGCTCGGCCGGTTCACCGCCGGGTTGCGCGAGCGTCGCATCGAGGGCGTCCGCGGCTCGGACGGCCGCGTGCACGTGCCCCCGGTGGAGTACGACCCGGTCGACGCCGCGCCGCTCACCGAGTTCGTGCCGGTGTCCGACGAGGGCACCGTGCTGACCTGGTCATGGATCCCCGAACCGCTCGACGGCCAGCCACTGACCACGCCGTTCGCCTGGGCCCTGATCCGGCTCGACGGCGCCGACACCGCCATGCTGCACGCCGTGCACGTCGCGGGCCCGGCCGACATGCGCACCGGGATGCGCGTGCGGGTGCGCTGGACCGACGACCCCGCCGGGCACATCCGGGACATCGCCTACTTCGTGCCTGTCGGCGCCGAGGACGGGCCGTCGCCCGCGCCACCACCGAAGTCCGAAAAGGACGGTGTGGTGGTCACGCCGATTAAGCTGCACTACGAGCACTCCGCTTCCCCGGAGGAAAGCCGTTACCTGCGCGGGCTCGCCGAGGGCAGGCTGATCGCCCAGCGCTGCCCGAAGTGCGAGAAGGTCTACATCCCGCCGCGCGGCGCCTGCCCGACCGACGGGGTGCCCACGGTGGACGAGGTGGAGCTGCCGGACACCGGGACCGTCACCACGTTCTGCATCGTCAACGTGCCGTTCCTCGGGCAGAAGATCCAACCGCCCTACGTCGCCGCCTACATCCTGCTCGACGGCGCCGACATCGCGTTCCTGCACCTCGTCCTCGGCTGCGACGCCGCCGAGGTGCGGATGGGGATGCGCGTGCGGGCGAACTGGAAACCCCGCGACGAGTGGTGGACCAGCCTGGAAAACATCAGCCATTTCGAGCCGACCGGCGAGCCGGACGCGCCCTACGAGTCCTTCGCCCACCACCTGTAG
- a CDS encoding RipA family octameric membrane protein: MTDLSAKLWNEAVRPRDYAPEGEKYQNAVLEQYKICVEMADRVSARRNLTNTFFLTVNTAVGAAFVGLAGGAKLTDVSVWVLLVGLVILLGECAAWLLIVRSYRQLNSAKYAVIGAMEERLPAYAYSRAEWTALGEGRDWRRYVPLSHVEQWIPVIFALTYVLVVIALAVS; the protein is encoded by the coding sequence ATGACCGATCTCAGCGCGAAGCTGTGGAACGAGGCCGTGCGTCCGCGGGACTACGCGCCCGAGGGTGAGAAGTACCAGAACGCGGTGCTGGAGCAGTACAAGATCTGCGTCGAGATGGCTGACCGGGTCAGCGCCCGGCGCAACCTCACGAACACGTTCTTCCTGACCGTCAACACCGCGGTCGGCGCCGCGTTCGTCGGTCTCGCGGGCGGGGCGAAGCTCACCGACGTCTCCGTGTGGGTCCTGCTGGTGGGGCTGGTGATCCTGCTCGGCGAGTGTGCGGCGTGGCTGCTCATCGTGCGGTCCTACCGCCAGCTGAACTCCGCCAAGTACGCGGTCATCGGGGCGATGGAGGAGCGCCTGCCCGCCTACGCCTACTCCCGCGCCGAGTGGACGGCGCTCGGCGAGGGCAGGGACTGGCGCCGGTACGTCCCGCTCTCCCACGTCGAGCAGTGGATTCCCGTCATCTTCGCGTTGACCTACGTTCTCGTGGTGATCGCGCTCGCCGTGTCCTGA
- a CDS encoding acyl-CoA synthetase codes for MTTALETIGLWNIASAQPDRTAIVNPDGSEVGYGALADKANAYARGLRELGLDTGDAVVVLQPNSDELLAVYFAALQTGLYVVMVNWHLVGPEVAYILSDSGAKAFVAHERFADVAIAAADEAGLPASGRFAVGRIDGFRDVGELGAGGRGRPEVLTAGSPMLYTSGTTGRPKGVRRPLSGADPDSVPGASTWFFGIFGLKPFDDHVHLCGSPLYHTAVLNFASISIQLGHTAVLMDRWDPEEMLRLIERHRVTHSHMVPTQFRRLLALPDEVRAKYDLSSLRNMIHGAAPCPPEVKRRMLEWWGPVVTDYYAATEGGGTMITGEEWLRKPGSVGLPWPGSVVKILDDDGNELPAGEPGAVYMQMGSSTFEYHKDAEKTRKARVGNLFTLGDVGYLDEDGYLFLHDRKNDMIISGGVNIYPAEIENEMVMHPKVVDVAVFGVPHEDWGEEIKAVVQPAPGVTPDQSLTDELLEWVRGRLAKFKLPRSIDYAEELPRDPNGKLYKRKLRDPYWTDRKI; via the coding sequence ATGACCACTGCACTGGAGACGATCGGCCTGTGGAACATCGCGTCCGCGCAGCCGGACCGGACGGCGATCGTGAACCCCGACGGCAGCGAGGTCGGCTACGGCGCCCTCGCCGACAAGGCCAACGCCTACGCGCGCGGTCTGCGCGAGCTGGGCCTGGACACCGGCGACGCCGTGGTGGTGCTCCAGCCCAACAGCGACGAGCTCCTCGCGGTGTACTTCGCCGCGCTGCAGACCGGGCTGTACGTCGTGATGGTCAACTGGCACCTGGTCGGGCCCGAGGTCGCCTACATCCTGTCCGATTCGGGGGCGAAGGCGTTCGTCGCGCACGAACGGTTCGCCGACGTCGCGATCGCGGCGGCGGATGAGGCGGGGCTGCCCGCCTCGGGGCGGTTCGCGGTGGGCCGGATCGACGGCTTCCGCGACGTGGGCGAGCTGGGTGCCGGCGGCAGGGGCCGGCCGGAGGTGCTGACCGCCGGATCGCCGATGCTCTACACCTCCGGGACGACGGGGCGGCCCAAGGGCGTGCGGCGCCCGCTCAGTGGCGCCGACCCGGACAGCGTGCCCGGCGCATCGACGTGGTTCTTCGGCATTTTCGGGCTGAAACCGTTCGACGACCACGTGCACCTGTGCGGCTCGCCGCTCTACCACACGGCGGTGCTGAACTTCGCGTCGATCTCGATCCAGCTGGGGCACACGGCCGTGCTGATGGACCGGTGGGACCCGGAGGAGATGCTGCGGCTGATCGAACGCCACCGGGTCACGCACAGCCACATGGTGCCGACGCAGTTCCGGCGCCTGCTGGCCCTGCCTGACGAAGTGCGCGCGAAGTACGACCTGTCCTCGCTGCGGAACATGATCCACGGCGCCGCGCCCTGCCCGCCCGAGGTCAAGCGGCGGATGCTGGAATGGTGGGGCCCGGTGGTGACCGACTACTACGCCGCGACCGAGGGCGGCGGCACGATGATCACCGGCGAGGAATGGCTGCGCAAACCGGGCTCGGTGGGGCTGCCGTGGCCAGGGTCCGTGGTCAAGATCCTCGACGACGACGGCAACGAGCTGCCCGCGGGGGAGCCGGGCGCGGTGTACATGCAGATGGGGTCTTCGACGTTCGAATACCACAAGGACGCGGAGAAGACCCGCAAGGCGCGGGTCGGGAACCTCTTCACGCTGGGCGACGTGGGATACCTGGACGAGGACGGCTACCTGTTCCTGCACGACCGCAAGAACGACATGATCATCTCGGGTGGGGTGAACATCTACCCGGCGGAGATCGAGAACGAGATGGTCATGCACCCCAAGGTCGTGGATGTGGCCGTGTTCGGCGTGCCGCACGAGGACTGGGGTGAGGAGATCAAGGCCGTGGTGCAGCCCGCGCCCGGAGTCACGCCGGACCAGAGCCTCACCGATGAGCTGCTGGAGTGGGTGCGGGGGCGGCTGGCGAAGTTCAAGCTGCCGCGCAGCATCGACTACGCCGAGGAACTCCCTCGCGACCCGAACGGCAAGTTGTACAAGCGAAAGCTGCGGGATCCCTATTGGACGGACCGCAAGATCTGA